The Paenibacillus spongiae nucleotide sequence ATCGACAGCTCCTCGGCGTAATGCCCGTGTATGTAAGCCACCGCCTGATCGATCAGCGGGGAAGCGGACTTCGTCTTGCGCATCCGGACAGTCTTCAAGACCGCGACGAGATTGGCGTAAACCTTCTCCTTCCCCAGCCGTGCAACCGTCCTCTCCCCCGCGATCCGGCCCACGACGCGCTCCAGCACTTCTTCCAGCTTGTCGTTCTCGACCGGCTTCAGCAAATATTCCGCCGCGCCGTATCGGATCGCTCCCTTCGCATATTCGAAATCGCCGTAGCCGCTCAGCACGATGAAGCTGACATCCAGCCTGCTGTCCTTCACCTGCTTCATCATCTCGATGCCGTCTAGGAACGGCATCTTAATATCGGTAATAATGATCTCCGGACGGTGTTTCAGCGCCTCCTCCAGCCCGGTCTGCCCGTCCTCCGCCTCCCCGACGATCTCGATTCCGAGCCGTTCCCACGCAATCGTCTTCCGCAGTCCCAGCCGCACCAAGTATTCGTCATCGACAATCAATGCTTTAATCACGATATAGCCTCCTATTCGTAAAAACGCTTTCATGATTGCATATCCTATTCTACCTGCTGCCTTCCATTCCAACAATTAGGGTCTTCTCCTATTCGATTCTAATCGGCGTTAAAGGTCGGTTAACGCCGGATCGGCTTCGTACGGCTCGTGAGTAAGGGCTGCACGGGAGGCCGGCATATGCCATGAACAAGCAACGAGGCGGGACACCCACCCTGGGTCATGCCTCCCGGCTTGCCGCTTCCAATTCCTCCTATCGGCCCGCTATCCAAAATTTGGATCGCATCTTACAATAGAATGAGCCCGGCTGCATGTTACTTTCCGTCACGCCGGATGAATGGCTTCGACTTCGGCAGCCTTTTACAAATGGTAAGCTCCTATTCGATCCTAACTATTAACTGGGATTCGGATTGCACGAATATGAACGCCGCATGCCCGCCACGCATGCCTCAGATGGCGAGGAGGGGCCAAGAAGGTGCAGAAACATGCATAATCGAAGGGAGCGGCTTATAAAGATATAACCTATCAGGTGTATTGAAGCTTATCCTGAATATTAATAACCGTAACCATATAACCCAACGAAGTAGTTTCATAGGGGAATTCTGGTTAACCATTATTATTTGATCCGGGAAAATAAGGAACTCGGCAGGTGCCGCAGGGAGGTAAACCTTTCGTCTCTTGTTCCGCGGGTCTGATCAGCGAGAGGAGGCGTCCGTCACGAGTACGATCTGGCAGCTTCGCAGCGGAATTCGTGATATGCTGGAGGCGGCATACCGGTTCATCCTGGTCCTGATTAAGAAATATCCGTTCATCCGAACGACGTACACGATTTTTTCATGGATTTCGCTGATTGTCTTTATCGTCAGTCTATTCGTTGTCCCAGACTCCCGTAAGATGCTCGTGCAATATTTATGGTCCTTCTACGTTTTGATTCAGTTCTGGGTGTTATGCCG carries:
- a CDS encoding response regulator transcription factor — its product is MIKALIVDDEYLVRLGLRKTIAWERLGIEIVGEAEDGQTGLEEALKHRPEIIITDIKMPFLDGIEMMKQVKDSRLDVSFIVLSGYGDFEYAKGAIRYGAAEYLLKPVENDKLEEVLERVVGRIAGERTVARLGKEKVYANLVAVLKTVRMRKTKSASPLIDQAVAYIHGHYAEELSIAAIAEQLHISPSYLMHLFKEDMHCTVVDYVTEYRIGQAKRFLKERTYKIYEVSAMVGYQDHRYFGQLFKKATGLTPREFVKSTLYE